One window of Methanobacterium alkalithermotolerans genomic DNA carries:
- a CDS encoding DUF3096 domain-containing protein: MDTKTDPKMIGLLAVLIGILMLIYPFLVGYLVGIFLVIYGLLKVFT, from the coding sequence ATGGATACAAAAACTGACCCTAAAATGATTGGACTTCTGGCGGTATTAATTGGTATATTAATGTTAATTTACCCCTTCCTGGTGGGTTATCTGGTAGGAATATTTCTGGTTATATATGGTTTACTTAAAGTGTTTACATGA